The genome window AGGGTAATAAATCAGAACTTCCTTGAAGTATTTTATATATCGCAACAACCGGTGAAAGTCAATGGCTTTGCCGGGCCGGCGACCTTTGGTCGAGTTCCTGTATGCGGCGGGCGAGTCTGGAGAACTCCTCCAGCGTCAGCGTTTCTCCCCGGCGGGACGGGTCGATGTCGCTTGAGACGAGGGCCTCGACGATCTCGTCGCGGCGCAGGCCGGGCAGCACGAGGCAGTTGCGGAGCGTCTTGCGCCTGTGTGCGAAGGCGGCCCTCACCACCCGCCTGTAGAGGGTCTCGTCGGCGACCGGGACCCGCGGGGTCTGGAGAACGCGCAGGCGCAGCACCGTCGAGTCGACCCGGGGTCTCGGCCTGAAGGCTTCCGGCCCGACGTGGAAGAGAGGCTCCACGTCCATCCAGGTGGCGATGAGAACGGTCAGCGCCCCGTATTCCCTGGTCGACGGCTTCGCCGCGAGCCGGGCCGCCACTTCCTTTTGCACCATTAGGATGAAATCGACGAAGGCCCGGCGTTCATCGAGAAAGCGGGCGAGCAGGGGCCCCGTTATGTTGTAGGGCAGGTTGGAGACGACCCTGAACCTCACGCGGCGGCGCCTTGCGAGCTCGGCGTAGGGGAGATCGAGGGCGTCGGCGGCCATGACCTCCAGGTTCTTCGCATGGGGGCAGAGAAGGGGCAGTGCGGCGGCGAGTTCCGCGTCGGCCTCGACGGCGAGCACCTGCGCACCGGAAGCGGCGAGGGCGCAGGTGAGCGCT of Deltaproteobacteria bacterium contains these proteins:
- the rsmA gene encoding ribosomal RNA small subunit methyltransferase A; this encodes MVKKALKGPARAKKRLGQHFLVDRRTAARIVAAAAPREGDHIIEIGPGRGALTCALAASGAQVLAVEADAELAAALPLLCPHAKNLEVMAADALDLPYAELARRRRVRFRVVSNLPYNITGPLLARFLDERRAFVDFILMVQKEVAARLAAKPSTREYGALTVLIATWMDVEPLFHVGPEAFRPRPRVDSTVLRLRVLQTPRVPVADETLYRRVVRAAFAHRRKTLRNCLVLPGLRRDEIVEALVSSDIDPSRRGETLTLEEFSRLARRIQELDQRSPARQSH